One stretch of Eretmochelys imbricata isolate rEreImb1 chromosome 1, rEreImb1.hap1, whole genome shotgun sequence DNA includes these proteins:
- the NFAM1 gene encoding NFAT activation molecule 1: protein MVSSLNAIFLLLWLLQRGGRQVAGQKVSVKQTPLIQVAFANEEVSVNCLVSYPYMKEYTTFTIHYYWVNSQGKTATIKNSLVSEAIPPGRTNQTTEKDYPHTIGPPGNPSATGTYYCEAKWTSITITGKGVFILFRDTGYREPSPSAWKFLIALTTILTILSITETALLLWKRKICHLVSCPKLVVCRGRCPDVLQRCPDLSTGTQAPSGSSEPSGSIYTCLESHQAEVYSVLENNMNSLSLETNPTATLQDMIISQPDRVEGRNEDCGKTGKKKKKKKEMKSQQETLEEPFDILYENI, encoded by the exons ATGGTCTCCAGTCTAAATGCCATCTTCCTTCTTCTCTGGCTCCTTCAGCGTGGAG GACGGCAGGTTGCAGGACAGAAGGTCTCTGTAAAACAAACCCCCCTGATCCAGGTTGCTTTTGCCAATGAAGAAGTATCTGTGAACTGCCTGGTCAGCTACCCCTACATGAAGGAATACACCACCTTCACGATCCATTATTACTGGGTGAACTCACAAGGCAAGACCGCCACAATCAAAAATTCTTTAGTATCTGAAGCAATCCCTCCTGGACGGACGAACCAGACAACAGAGAAGGATTACCCACATACAATTGGGCCACCAGGAAACCCCTCTGCTACTGGCACCTACTACTGCGAGGCCAAGTGGACAAGCATAACGATAACAGGAAAAGGGGTATTCATCCTTTTTAGAG acACCGGGTACAGAGAGCCCTCCCCCAGCGCGTGGAAATTTCTCATCGCTCTTACCACTATCCTCACCATACTGAGCATCACTGaaacagctctgctgctgtggaaGAGAAAG ATCTGTCATTTAGTGTCTTGTCCTAAGTTGGTGGTGTGTCGTGGGAGATGCCCAGATGTCCTCCAGAGATGCCCAGACCTGAGCACAGGAACCCAAGCCCCTTCAGGAAGCTCAGAACCATCTGGCTCCATCTACACA TGCCTAGAATCTCACCAAGCTGAGGTCTATTCTGTCCTTGAGAATAACATGAACAGCTTGTCGCTTGAGACGAATCCCACTGCTACG CTTCAAGACATGATCATCTCACAGCCAGACAGGGTTGAAGGTAGAAATGAAGACTGTGGGAAAacagggaagaagaaaaagaagaagaaagaaatg AAATCTCAGCAAGAAACTCTGGAAGAACCCTTTGATATCCTGTATGAGAATATCTAA